One Streptomyces sp. V2I9 genomic window carries:
- a CDS encoding IS5 family transposase produces the protein MGRGTWSWIVPDGLRGIAEPPTPPSKVRPQGGGMQDSPDETLFAAIIYVLFSGCAWRALPPCFGISKSTAHRRFLLWSRAGVRGRLHEEILHRLDDVGLLDLLRAVLDSAHVSAEEGANSQVRATWTGVGRALRMHVLSDVNGLPLLVGISAANIHDSLALKPTVQGHQTRHGPHRGRSSKPQRLHADHAYDVPHLRKWLWGKHIGVRIARKGVESGERSGRSRRVIERTVSWLTGYRRLNHRYERHPRNYLALLGLAAATNDSPDSPQRTRPKANHDLYESLRARCYRERSDRGVVPVCAARRVAPLRR, from the coding sequence ATGGGGAGGGGTACGTGGAGTTGGATTGTTCCGGACGGGTTGCGGGGGATCGCGGAGCCGCCGACTCCGCCGTCGAAGGTGCGGCCGCAGGGTGGTGGGATGCAGGACTCGCCTGATGAGACGCTGTTCGCCGCGATCATCTACGTCCTGTTCAGCGGATGCGCCTGGCGGGCGTTGCCGCCGTGTTTCGGGATATCGAAGTCGACGGCCCACCGCAGGTTCCTGCTCTGGTCAAGAGCCGGTGTCCGGGGGCGGCTCCACGAGGAGATCTTGCACCGCCTGGACGACGTCGGCCTGCTCGACCTGTTGCGGGCCGTGCTCGACTCCGCCCATGTGAGCGCTGAAGAGGGGGCGAACTCACAGGTCCGAGCCACGTGGACCGGGGTAGGCCGGGCTTTAAGGATGCACGTCCTGTCGGACGTGAACGGACTGCCCCTCCTTGTCGGGATCTCCGCTGCGAACATCCACGACAGCCTTGCGCTGAAGCCCACGGTTCAGGGCCACCAAACGAGACACGGCCCCCACCGCGGTCGCTCCTCCAAGCCCCAGCGCCTGCACGCGGACCATGCCTACGACGTTCCTCACCTGCGGAAATGGCTATGGGGCAAGCACATCGGCGTGCGCATCGCCCGCAAGGGAGTCGAGTCCGGCGAACGGTCGGGCCGCAGCAGACGGGTCATCGAGCGGACCGTGTCCTGGCTGACCGGCTACCGCAGACTCAACCACCGCTACGAACGCCACCCCCGCAACTACCTGGCCCTCCTCGGTCTTGCCGCGGCTACAAACGACTCGCCCGACTCGCCACAGAGGACACGGCCCAAGGCCAACCATGACCTCTACGAATCTCTCCGAGCCCGGTGCTACCGAGAGCGATCGGATCGAGGCGTGGTACCGGTTTGTGCCGCGCGAAGGGTGGCTCCCCTACGACGCTGA
- a CDS encoding DUF4265 domain-containing protein codes for MTSTNLSEPGATESDRIEAWYRFVPREGWLPYDAEGLWATRLSEDTARVENVPFLQDGVAEGEVVRFVTDADGLRRAKERVEASGNRTVRVLPVPSGPPGRSARAAHERLSPFGLGGEVFGEGFPLVAVNVPAEADLGGIKELLVRGQEDGWGHFEVGCATDAWRSAWSGRRDRLR; via the coding sequence ATGACCTCTACGAATCTCTCCGAGCCCGGTGCTACCGAGAGCGATCGGATCGAGGCGTGGTACCGGTTTGTGCCGCGCGAAGGGTGGCTCCCCTACGACGCTGAAGGGCTCTGGGCCACTCGCCTGAGCGAAGATACCGCCAGGGTGGAGAACGTCCCCTTCTTGCAGGACGGCGTGGCTGAGGGCGAGGTCGTACGGTTCGTGACGGACGCCGACGGACTCCGCCGGGCGAAGGAACGGGTGGAGGCATCAGGTAACCGCACGGTCCGGGTCTTGCCCGTTCCTTCCGGCCCACCGGGGAGAAGTGCTCGGGCTGCGCACGAGCGGCTGTCGCCGTTCGGCCTGGGTGGTGAGGTTTTCGGTGAGGGGTTCCCGTTGGTCGCCGTGAACGTGCCGGCCGAGGCAGACCTGGGTGGGATCAAGGAGTTGCTCGTCCGCGGCCAGGAGGATGGGTGGGGGCACTTCGAAGTGGGTTGTGCTACCGATGCATGGCGCAGCGCGTGGTCCGGTCGGCGAGATCGGCTCCGCTGA
- a CDS encoding SsgA family sporulation/cell division regulator has product MHLLPALRRRLARIAALLTPPAPPHPALRTNPDRPDRNRPETPAERRAADTPRTSGAPPAWLPASLHGGEEGWIPVLIELHYEREDPLAVEFTFHGPTGTLARWSFSRDLLLAGLNDLVGQGEVMIWPSTENPTDSTLFLRLGLQERHALLAVHRAPVHNWLTSTLTAVPIGHEMAGIDWDEEERQLLRTV; this is encoded by the coding sequence ATGCACCTCCTGCCAGCGCTCCGCCGCCGACTGGCGCGCATTGCCGCACTGCTCACCCCTCCAGCACCGCCACACCCCGCACTCCGGACGAACCCCGACCGACCAGACCGAAACCGACCGGAAACCCCTGCGGAAAGACGGGCAGCCGACACCCCCCGCACATCCGGAGCCCCTCCGGCCTGGCTCCCCGCCTCGCTCCACGGCGGCGAGGAGGGCTGGATCCCCGTCCTCATAGAACTTCACTACGAACGCGAAGACCCCCTGGCCGTGGAGTTCACCTTCCACGGGCCCACCGGCACCCTGGCCCGGTGGAGCTTCTCCCGCGACCTCCTCCTCGCAGGCCTCAACGACCTCGTAGGACAAGGAGAAGTGATGATCTGGCCCTCCACCGAGAACCCGACCGACAGCACCCTGTTCCTCCGCCTCGGCCTCCAGGAGCGCCACGCCCTCCTCGCCGTACACCGCGCCCCCGTCCACAACTGGCTCACCAGCACGCTCACCGCCGTCCCGATCGGCCACGAGATGGCGGGCATCGACTGGGACGAGGAAGAACGACAACTCCTCCGAACCGTGTGA
- a CDS encoding acyl-CoA dehydrogenase yields the protein MPTGPVAPDEVAAAAKGFAETVRRVEEGGLSFPLPGSGRTAERLAALRAVAEAGLSTARLVEGHVDATAILAELGAPSPVPGERWGVWAAEPPGEGLIAVRQGAGWVVSGLKRYCSGAHSCTHALVTARAGGSRRLFAVRVAAEGCRPVEGTWSAVGMAGSDTPDVRFADVPASAVGEPEAYVSRPGFWHGGVGVAACWYGGAVAVSRVLREAAADGADPHIDAHLGAVDVQLYAAVTLLRRAAREIDADPYDERGEARLRAMRVRAFVESVCREVLDRVGRATGAGPLCGDAGHARAVADLGVYIRQHHAERDLAGLGASLARPGVRR from the coding sequence ATGCCGACAGGTCCTGTTGCGCCCGACGAGGTGGCGGCGGCCGCGAAAGGATTCGCCGAGACGGTCAGGCGTGTCGAGGAGGGGGGACTGAGCTTCCCGTTGCCGGGGTCGGGGCGTACCGCCGAGCGGTTGGCGGCGTTGCGTGCTGTTGCCGAGGCCGGTCTGAGTACGGCGCGTCTGGTCGAGGGGCATGTCGATGCCACCGCCATCCTGGCTGAGCTGGGGGCGCCGTCGCCGGTTCCTGGGGAGCGGTGGGGGGTGTGGGCGGCTGAGCCTCCGGGTGAGGGGCTCATCGCTGTCCGGCAGGGGGCGGGGTGGGTGGTGAGTGGGTTGAAGCGGTACTGCTCGGGTGCGCACAGTTGTACTCATGCTCTGGTGACTGCTCGGGCGGGTGGGTCGCGGAGGCTTTTCGCCGTGCGGGTGGCGGCGGAGGGGTGCAGGCCGGTCGAGGGCACTTGGAGTGCTGTGGGGATGGCGGGCAGTGACACCCCTGATGTGCGGTTCGCGGATGTACCGGCTTCTGCGGTGGGTGAGCCGGAGGCGTATGTGAGCAGGCCCGGGTTCTGGCACGGTGGTGTCGGTGTGGCGGCGTGCTGGTACGGCGGGGCGGTGGCGGTGTCCCGGGTTCTGCGGGAGGCGGCTGCGGATGGTGCCGATCCGCATATCGATGCTCATCTGGGGGCGGTGGATGTGCAGCTGTACGCGGCTGTGACGCTTCTGCGTCGGGCGGCGCGGGAGATCGATGCCGACCCGTATGACGAGCGGGGTGAGGCCCGGTTGCGGGCGATGCGGGTGCGTGCGTTCGTGGAGTCGGTCTGCCGGGAGGTGCTGGACCGGGTGGGGAGGGCGACCGGGGCGGGGCCGTTGTGCGGTGATGCCGGGCATGCCCGTGCTGTGGCCGATTTGGGCGTG